The following are encoded in a window of Limibacter armeniacum genomic DNA:
- a CDS encoding phosphatase PAP2 family protein: MKNHFFAIIIVLVCAIISLVITNLFVPFFGMALQSDTLTTYWLLIADSAITYPTIGLVTLAGGFHFLHTKRYQSLIFIVFSLLMMKGIATINEHFLKENLAIPRPSISALEARGLLNAKDFYLTNATKEDRRTALMEILATPNAKASVVDIPNSLLEHWVHETGYSMPSGHAQNAFLLATLLSLTLLSIYRDKTWLTAPFFVWATLVAASRMALHVHTMEDVIMGAVSGVMWGIIVWIINRKLKLI, encoded by the coding sequence ATGAAAAACCATTTTTTTGCTATCATCATTGTACTAGTTTGTGCTATTATTTCATTGGTTATCACCAACCTTTTTGTACCATTCTTTGGTATGGCACTCCAGTCAGACACTCTCACAACTTACTGGCTACTGATCGCTGATTCTGCCATTACATATCCCACTATTGGACTGGTTACTTTGGCAGGTGGCTTTCACTTTTTGCATACCAAAAGATATCAAAGCCTGATATTCATTGTATTTTCATTATTAATGATGAAAGGCATAGCCACAATCAATGAGCATTTTCTGAAAGAGAATCTGGCAATCCCAAGACCGTCCATCTCTGCATTGGAAGCTAGAGGGTTATTGAATGCCAAGGATTTTTATCTGACAAATGCCACAAAAGAGGACAGGCGAACAGCACTGATGGAGATTTTAGCGACCCCCAATGCAAAAGCAAGTGTTGTAGATATACCCAACTCTTTACTCGAACACTGGGTACATGAGACGGGTTACTCGATGCCTTCTGGTCATGCACAGAATGCATTCTTGCTAGCGACGCTGTTGAGCTTAACCTTGTTAAGTATATACAGGGATAAAACATGGCTTACGGCACCATTTTTTGTGTGGGCTACACTTGTTGCTGCTTCTCGCATGGCCTTACATGTACATACAATGGAAGATGTCATTATGGGAGCTGTATCGGGGGTCATGTGGGGCATTATAGTTTGGATTATCAATAGAAAGCTTAAACTTATATAA
- a CDS encoding DUF4350 domain-containing protein: MKKYKGYLILGLAVVAYFFMVSTSNKQTDWNEHYDSKSTSPYGTKALIELLQDKPFGVGVTHTRKTFYEIWNEESVTDLMVIADKFFAGDEDRNSIIEVAELGGNILLAAEKIDARTADTLGLELEYEYSDIYRVPEINENNISDIDTTYLQAGDLKGYYSDFDLSFYIAKYDKETSTVLATNERGQAIYVKVKVGEGNVYVLTTPKVFANINLLYEDNHYLVAKILSELPQGEYVRSELYTLGRGLSSSPFRYLVSQNALKWGFYILLLTLVIFMIFESRRKQRIIPVIEPPANMSLSHLNTLTQLYLKKGENSNLLEKRKVYFFDVLRKRFFIDPINTQQDQLVEALSIKTGLGVKVLNKLIDSLEMATTNPTDDKFFFDVNRQLDSFYQHINS; the protein is encoded by the coding sequence ATGAAGAAATATAAAGGATATTTGATATTAGGGTTGGCTGTGGTTGCTTATTTTTTTATGGTGTCTACATCTAATAAACAGACTGATTGGAATGAGCATTATGACTCCAAAAGCACTTCACCATATGGTACAAAAGCACTGATTGAGTTACTTCAGGATAAACCATTTGGAGTAGGAGTAACCCATACCCGCAAGACATTCTATGAAATATGGAATGAAGAGTCTGTAACGGATTTGATGGTTATTGCTGATAAATTCTTTGCAGGTGATGAAGATCGAAATTCAATTATTGAAGTGGCTGAATTAGGTGGGAATATACTTTTGGCAGCTGAAAAGATAGATGCGCGCACAGCGGATACATTGGGATTGGAGTTAGAATATGAGTACAGTGATATTTATAGGGTGCCGGAAATAAACGAAAATAATATCTCGGATATTGATACAACTTATCTGCAAGCAGGAGACCTGAAAGGCTATTACTCAGACTTTGATCTAAGCTTTTATATAGCCAAATATGATAAGGAAACCTCTACAGTACTGGCAACCAATGAAAGGGGGCAAGCAATTTATGTGAAGGTCAAAGTGGGAGAAGGAAATGTCTATGTGTTGACTACTCCTAAGGTGTTTGCCAATATCAATTTGCTGTATGAGGATAATCACTATTTAGTAGCCAAGATTTTATCAGAATTGCCTCAAGGTGAATATGTCCGCTCAGAACTTTATACACTGGGAAGGGGGCTTTCAAGTTCACCATTCAGGTACTTGGTTTCTCAAAATGCACTCAAGTGGGGATTCTATATTTTGCTGTTGACCTTGGTGATCTTTATGATATTTGAGTCTCGTAGAAAACAGCGGATTATACCTGTGATTGAGCCGCCAGCCAATATGTCGCTTTCACACCTGAATACCTTGACGCAGCTTTACCTTAAGAAAGGAGAAAATAGTAACCTCTTGGAAAAAAGAAAGGTGTACTTTTTTGATGTGCTAAGGAAACGTTTTTTTATTGATCCGATCAATACACAGCAAGACCAGTTGGTAGAAGCTTTGAGTATCAAGACAGGATTGGGGGTGAAGGTACTGAATAAGTTAATTGACAGTTTGGAGATGGCAACGACCAATCCAACAGATGATAAATTCTTTTTTGACGTAAATAGACAGTTGGACAGCTTCTATCAGCATATCAATAGCTAA
- a CDS encoding DUF58 domain-containing protein translates to MIDIFILYRQKQVLTAHRTVNDKMSNGDANTVHISVDSLVDFPVYCTLIDEVPPQLQRRDLTFDFKLEGSQQEQIQYALVPKTRGEYHFGQLRLLVSTSFRLVRRKVSIPQEQVVKVYPSYLKLKKFELIAFHTGHLEGGIKKTRKIGQQKEFDQIKEYVAGDDYRTINWAATARQQNLMVNHYQDEKAQQVYSLIDMGRSMKMPFNGMTLLDYAINATLVLLHIAHKKQDSVGVVSFEKKVNTFLKAGRLSRQMKLVSDQLYHLDTGFHESNMAEMSTLVRKKITHRSLLMLYTNFEHKESLERNLPYLQVLAKRHVLVVVLFENSELNDLLEEEEDTKSALYRKGLIEQFSMDKRLIAKTLNQHGIHAVLTTPENLTVDTLNKYLALKARGVI, encoded by the coding sequence ATGATCGATATTTTTATCCTATACAGACAAAAACAGGTGCTGACAGCTCATCGGACAGTAAATGACAAGATGTCTAATGGAGATGCCAATACAGTTCATATTTCGGTTGATAGTTTGGTTGATTTCCCTGTCTACTGTACGCTGATTGATGAAGTACCTCCTCAGCTACAACGTAGAGATTTGACCTTTGATTTTAAGTTGGAAGGAAGTCAACAGGAGCAAATTCAATATGCCTTGGTTCCTAAAACAAGAGGAGAGTATCACTTTGGACAATTAAGGTTGTTGGTGTCCACCTCTTTTAGATTAGTAAGACGAAAGGTTTCTATTCCTCAGGAGCAGGTAGTGAAAGTTTACCCTTCCTACTTGAAGCTGAAAAAGTTTGAGTTGATTGCTTTTCATACAGGCCACCTTGAAGGCGGAATCAAGAAAACTAGAAAGATAGGTCAGCAGAAAGAGTTTGACCAGATCAAAGAGTATGTGGCAGGAGATGACTACCGTACAATCAATTGGGCTGCTACTGCCCGTCAGCAAAACCTGATGGTAAATCACTATCAGGATGAAAAGGCACAGCAGGTGTACTCATTGATAGATATGGGACGTTCCATGAAAATGCCTTTTAATGGAATGACGCTGTTGGATTATGCAATCAATGCCACTTTGGTTTTGTTACATATTGCTCATAAGAAACAGGATTCTGTAGGGGTGGTTAGTTTCGAGAAGAAGGTAAATACTTTTTTGAAAGCTGGTAGACTCTCAAGGCAGATGAAGTTGGTATCCGACCAACTTTACCATTTGGATACAGGTTTTCATGAAAGCAATATGGCGGAAATGAGTACGCTTGTCAGAAAAAAAATTACCCATAGGAGTTTGTTGATGCTTTATACCAATTTTGAACATAAGGAATCATTGGAACGAAATCTCCCTTACTTGCAAGTGTTGGCTAAGCGCCATGTATTGGTAGTGGTACTTTTTGAGAATTCGGAGCTGAATGACCTCTTGGAAGAGGAGGAGGATACAAAGTCTGCTCTTTACCGAAAAGGTCTGATCGAGCAATTTTCAATGGATAAAAGACTTATCGCCAAAACACTGAATCAACATGGTATTCATGCAGTGCTTACCACTCCTGAAAACCTGACAGTAGATACATTGAATAAGTATTTAGCCCTGAAAGCTAGAGGCGTAATTTAA
- a CDS encoding acyl-CoA desaturase, which yields MIILAFFVLHWYTSLFFQTFFLHRYAAHKMFTMSKTWEKIFFILTYIFQGSNYLSAYGYGIMHRLHHAHADTEHDPHSPSYSTSLFDMMWKTKNIYTDICKGKFKVEEKYTKDVPEWHAFDNFASSWYSRIGWGVVYSLFYIQFATHWWMFLLLPIHFLMSPVHGAIINWFAHKIGYINFKTKDTSTNLLPFDFLMMGEGYHNNHHTYGSRANFGGVRWHEIDVTYLIIKVLNWVGIIKMRKSASEVSLEKRKKVA from the coding sequence ATGATTATTCTAGCATTTTTCGTACTGCACTGGTACACTTCGCTCTTTTTCCAGACATTTTTCCTGCACAGATATGCAGCACACAAGATGTTTACAATGTCTAAAACATGGGAAAAAATCTTTTTTATCCTGACTTATATCTTCCAGGGCTCTAACTACCTGAGTGCTTACGGTTATGGCATTATGCACAGGCTACACCACGCCCATGCTGATACTGAGCATGACCCACACTCACCATCTTATTCAACAAGTTTGTTTGATATGATGTGGAAGACTAAAAATATCTACACTGATATTTGCAAAGGTAAATTCAAAGTAGAAGAAAAATACACGAAAGATGTACCTGAATGGCATGCATTTGACAATTTTGCCAGCAGCTGGTACTCTAGAATTGGATGGGGTGTTGTATACTCTCTTTTCTATATCCAGTTTGCAACACACTGGTGGATGTTCCTACTACTGCCAATCCACTTCCTGATGTCTCCTGTACACGGAGCTATTATCAACTGGTTTGCACACAAAATCGGTTATATCAACTTCAAGACTAAGGACACTTCAACAAACCTGTTGCCTTTCGATTTTCTGATGATGGGTGAAGGTTACCACAATAACCACCACACATACGGCTCAAGAGCCAACTTTGGTGGTGTTAGATGGCACGAAATTGATGTGACCTACCTGATTATAAAGGTACTGAACTGGGTTGGTATCATTAAGATGAGAAAATCTGCTTCTGAAGTATCTCTGGAAAAGCGTAAGAAAGTTGCATAA
- a CDS encoding glycerophosphodiester phosphodiesterase — MAHGGAKLLYPENTMLAFESCLQYGVDMLEMDVCLTKDHILVTHHNLTIDETSEATGAVADYTFEQLQQFNFGYRFTDLKGDQPYKTTKVLISSLEQVLKRFPDMDMIVEIKNNGEAGTKAADLLWELIEKYHAENRLIVASFYAKPLQYFRQISQGKVYTSMSKPEITKMVLLNKVGLEYFHHPKGSSIQVPTQSSGISLADERFINKMKQQGIATHFWTINDSTEMRKLINLKADGIITDRPDLLQALLGEYGPVTQN, encoded by the coding sequence ATCGCTCATGGAGGAGCTAAGCTGCTTTATCCTGAAAATACTATGTTGGCTTTTGAAAGCTGTTTGCAATACGGGGTAGACATGCTGGAGATGGATGTTTGCCTGACCAAAGACCATATACTGGTCACTCACCACAACCTTACCATTGATGAAACCAGTGAGGCGACCGGTGCTGTTGCAGATTATACTTTTGAGCAACTTCAGCAGTTTAATTTTGGATACCGATTTACAGATCTGAAAGGTGATCAGCCCTATAAAACAACAAAAGTTCTTATTTCTTCTTTAGAGCAAGTACTCAAACGGTTTCCTGATATGGATATGATTGTTGAAATCAAGAACAATGGTGAAGCAGGGACAAAAGCAGCCGATTTGCTTTGGGAACTCATTGAGAAGTACCATGCAGAAAACCGATTGATTGTAGCATCCTTTTATGCCAAACCTCTTCAGTATTTCAGACAAATATCACAGGGAAAAGTTTATACATCCATGTCTAAACCAGAGATCACCAAGATGGTACTTCTGAATAAAGTAGGTCTAGAATACTTCCATCACCCAAAAGGGAGCAGTATTCAGGTACCGACACAATCTTCAGGTATCAGTTTGGCTGATGAGCGGTTTATCAACAAAATGAAACAGCAAGGAATTGCTACTCACTTCTGGACCATCAATGATTCTACCGAAATGCGTAAGTTGATTAACTTAAAAGCAGACGGAATCATAACAGACAGACCTGACTTATTGCAAGCGCTTTTAGGAGAGTATGGTCCAGTTACCCAGAATTGA
- a CDS encoding sulfotransferase family protein has product MSIKVIGAGFGRTGTKSLQVALEKLGYGKCYHMEELLRNPEGVTHWQDAFKKRHVDWDKLFEGYNAIVDFPGAMYYKELAAHYPNAKVILSMRDPESWYNSAYTTIFKFEPSLGNKLKMILSLPFSQLSRNLLKVIILNKKSIWGDLFEGQFKNKEFAIQKYKAHIEEVKSTIPKERLLIFDPKDGWEPLCSFLGKEVPSEPFPRTNLKEGFHVWANNIVTDILK; this is encoded by the coding sequence ATGAGTATAAAAGTAATTGGTGCCGGGTTCGGCAGGACTGGCACAAAATCATTGCAAGTAGCTTTGGAAAAACTTGGCTATGGTAAGTGTTACCATATGGAAGAGCTACTCAGAAATCCTGAAGGCGTAACCCATTGGCAAGATGCATTCAAAAAGAGACATGTCGATTGGGACAAGTTATTTGAAGGTTATAATGCTATTGTTGACTTTCCGGGAGCCATGTATTACAAAGAACTGGCAGCACATTACCCCAATGCCAAAGTCATTCTAAGTATGAGAGATCCTGAGAGTTGGTACAACAGTGCTTATACGACCATTTTCAAATTTGAACCCAGTCTTGGCAACAAACTCAAAATGATTCTATCTCTACCTTTTTCACAACTATCCAGAAACCTACTTAAGGTGATCATTCTCAATAAAAAATCAATATGGGGAGATCTTTTTGAAGGGCAATTCAAAAATAAGGAGTTTGCGATACAAAAATACAAAGCACACATTGAGGAAGTAAAAAGCACCATTCCAAAAGAAAGGCTATTAATTTTTGACCCAAAAGATGGTTGGGAACCACTGTGTTCTTTCCTTGGCAAGGAAGTCCCTTCTGAGCCATTTCCAAGAACCAACCTCAAAGAAGGTTTTCATGTTTGGGCTAACAATATTGTTACAGATATTTTGAAATAA
- a CDS encoding AAA family ATPase: MENTIDRFENRIDTTELYESLKAVRASVSKTVKGQRQMIDLLLTALLANGHVLIEGVPGVAKTLTAKVLAAHISGNYKRVQFTPDLMPSDVIGTSVFNAQKNIFEFRRGPVFGNIVLVDEINRAPAKTQSSLFEVMEERQITYDGTTYPMDEPFMVLATQNPVEQEGTYPLPEAQLDRFLFKINVDYPEAEDEFEILKANNGQQKIWKPEEIETLLDAAQIAHFRELTHQVIVKDEIMQYILQVIRGTRTCGELYLGASPRAGVALLAASKAWAILQGRDFVTPDDVASMAIHVLGHRIILTAEKEMEGEKPHRVLERIIKTVEVPR, encoded by the coding sequence ATGGAAAATACGATAGACAGATTTGAAAATAGAATAGATACTACTGAACTGTACGAAAGCCTTAAAGCTGTAAGAGCATCAGTAAGTAAAACAGTCAAAGGACAAAGACAGATGATCGATTTGCTGTTGACTGCTTTGTTGGCTAACGGACATGTCTTGATAGAGGGCGTGCCGGGTGTAGCGAAGACATTGACAGCGAAAGTATTGGCCGCACATATTTCAGGTAATTATAAGCGGGTTCAGTTTACACCAGACTTAATGCCATCTGATGTTATAGGTACATCGGTATTTAATGCACAGAAAAATATTTTTGAATTCAGAAGGGGACCTGTTTTCGGAAATATCGTGTTGGTGGATGAGATCAACCGTGCTCCTGCCAAAACACAGTCATCACTGTTTGAAGTGATGGAAGAGAGACAAATCACCTATGATGGAACTACTTATCCAATGGACGAGCCGTTTATGGTGTTGGCTACGCAGAACCCTGTGGAGCAGGAAGGAACCTATCCTTTACCTGAAGCACAGTTAGACCGTTTTCTTTTTAAGATTAATGTAGACTATCCAGAGGCAGAAGATGAATTCGAGATTCTGAAAGCCAATAATGGACAGCAGAAAATCTGGAAACCAGAAGAGATTGAAACGCTACTGGATGCTGCTCAAATTGCTCATTTCCGAGAACTGACACATCAGGTGATCGTGAAGGATGAAATTATGCAGTATATCCTTCAAGTAATTCGAGGAACTCGTACATGTGGGGAGCTTTATTTGGGTGCTTCACCTAGAGCAGGTGTCGCATTGCTGGCGGCATCAAAAGCTTGGGCCATCTTGCAAGGAAGGGACTTTGTAACGCCAGATGATGTTGCGTCAATGGCAATCCATGTACTCGGACATAGAATTATCCTGACAGCAGAAAAAGAGATGGAAGGAGAGAAGCCTCATAGAGTACTGGAAAGAATTATCAAGACCGTAGAAGTACCAAGATAA
- a CDS encoding complex I subunit 1/NuoH family protein encodes MLALIILLLLIPVYALYGGVYGERKISAFIQDRLGPMETGKFGLLQTAADILKLLMKEDTVPAAADKFLFKAAPMVMFAAVFAGFAVIPLSPDLIGSEAEVGVFFLLAIVALDIIGILMAGWGSNNKYSLYGAMRAAAQMISYEIPLGLAVLCVVMISQTLNLQEISIQQSIYLPMVSDEANYLFGIKALGIDVTNIGGILTWNIIRSPFLLIAFVIYYIASLAEANRAPFDIPEAESELIAGFHTEYSGIRFAYMFLAEYGTMLLVSLLAAVLFLGSWNTPLPNLGPVKLAEWTSGAPGTIAGNIWGMFWVLSKALLLVFSQMWVRWTYPRLRVDQLMSLCWKYLTPISLVLVFISGIWRLLMI; translated from the coding sequence ATGTTAGCACTGATAATACTCTTACTTCTTATCCCTGTCTATGCACTTTATGGAGGTGTTTATGGGGAAAGAAAGATCTCAGCATTTATTCAAGACAGGTTAGGTCCGATGGAAACCGGTAAGTTTGGTTTACTCCAAACTGCTGCAGATATACTGAAACTCCTGATGAAAGAAGACACTGTTCCTGCCGCTGCCGATAAGTTTCTGTTTAAAGCTGCGCCTATGGTTATGTTTGCCGCTGTATTTGCTGGGTTTGCTGTAATACCTTTATCTCCTGACCTGATTGGTTCTGAAGCAGAAGTAGGTGTTTTCTTCTTGCTAGCCATTGTTGCCTTGGATATAATCGGTATTCTAATGGCTGGTTGGGGTTCCAATAACAAATACTCTCTTTATGGCGCTATGCGTGCCGCTGCCCAAATGATCAGCTATGAAATCCCTTTAGGTCTTGCAGTTTTGTGTGTTGTTATGATTTCACAAACGCTTAACCTTCAAGAAATAAGCATTCAGCAAAGTATCTATCTTCCAATGGTTTCAGATGAAGCCAACTACCTTTTTGGCATTAAGGCATTAGGAATAGATGTGACCAATATTGGTGGAATACTGACATGGAACATTATACGATCTCCATTTCTGCTGATTGCATTTGTCATTTATTATATAGCTTCGTTAGCTGAAGCTAACCGAGCTCCTTTTGATATTCCTGAAGCAGAATCTGAATTAATTGCAGGGTTTCACACAGAATACTCCGGAATTCGTTTTGCTTATATGTTTCTGGCAGAATATGGTACAATGCTATTAGTTAGCTTATTAGCCGCTGTACTGTTTTTAGGTAGCTGGAACACTCCTCTCCCTAACTTGGGACCCGTAAAACTGGCTGAATGGACAAGTGGGGCACCTGGCACCATTGCAGGAAATATTTGGGGAATGTTTTGGGTACTTTCAAAAGCCCTCTTACTTGTTTTCTCACAGATGTGGGTAAGATGGACATACCCTAGACTCAGGGTTGACCAACTAATGTCACTCTGCTGGAAATACCTGACACCCATTTCCCTTGTTCTGGTATTTATCTCTGGAATATGGAGGCTTTTAATGATCTAA
- a CDS encoding HesB/IscA family protein produces the protein MINVTDKAAEEIIKLRKAEGRTEDFNVRVAVKGGGCSGLMYDLEFDNETRESDEVFEDKGVSIYVDKKSLLYLLGTTLDFSDGLNGKGFQFINPNASRTCGCGESFAV, from the coding sequence ATGATTAACGTTACTGATAAAGCCGCTGAAGAGATCATCAAATTAAGAAAGGCGGAAGGCCGTACAGAAGACTTCAATGTACGAGTGGCTGTCAAAGGAGGAGGGTGCTCTGGACTGATGTACGATCTTGAATTCGACAATGAGACACGTGAATCAGATGAGGTGTTTGAGGATAAGGGCGTAAGCATCTACGTAGACAAGAAGAGTTTGCTCTACCTGTTAGGGACGACACTGGACTTCTCAGACGGTCTTAACGGTAAAGGATTCCAGTTTATCAACCCGAATGCTTCACGTACTTGTGGTTGTGGCGAAAGCTTTGCTGTATAA